In the Colwellia sp. 20A7 genome, one interval contains:
- the lgt gene encoding prolipoprotein diacylglyceryl transferase encodes MTDQFLQFPIIDPIIFSIGPVALRWYGMMYLVGFLGAMFIANKAADKSGGEWTREQVSDLLFYGFLGVILGGRIGYVLFYQFDYFLAEPLYLFKIWAGGMSFHGGLLGVIAAVYLFARKTNKAFLTVGDFVAPLVPIGLGMGRLGNFINAELWGRQTDVPWAMVFPTDPLQLPRHPSQLYEFFLEGVVLFVILYVITRKPRSLGLASGVFLIGYGVFRTIIEFFREPDAHLGLYFSFITKGQILSVPMILGGILIIYLGYLIQEKEAISNTKRTGKKTTSSNKGKT; translated from the coding sequence ATGACAGACCAATTTTTACAATTTCCCATTATTGACCCTATTATTTTTAGTATTGGGCCGGTTGCACTTCGTTGGTACGGCATGATGTACTTAGTCGGATTCTTGGGTGCAATGTTTATTGCAAATAAAGCCGCGGATAAAAGTGGTGGCGAGTGGACTCGTGAGCAAGTAAGCGATTTATTATTTTATGGCTTTCTTGGTGTTATTTTAGGTGGGCGAATAGGTTACGTACTATTTTATCAATTCGACTACTTTTTAGCTGAGCCATTATACCTTTTCAAAATTTGGGCTGGCGGTATGTCATTCCATGGTGGCTTGCTTGGTGTTATTGCTGCGGTGTATCTTTTTGCACGTAAAACAAATAAAGCTTTTTTAACGGTTGGTGATTTTGTTGCACCACTTGTACCTATTGGTTTAGGGATGGGGCGTTTAGGTAACTTTATTAATGCTGAATTATGGGGAAGACAAACTGATGTACCTTGGGCTATGGTGTTTCCAACAGACCCATTACAATTGCCACGTCACCCCTCACAGTTGTATGAGTTTTTCCTGGAAGGCGTTGTTTTATTTGTTATTTTATACGTTATTACACGTAAGCCTAGAAGTTTAGGTTTAGCTTCAGGCGTCTTTTTAATTGGTTATGGTGTGTTTAGAACCATTATTGAATTCTTTAGAGAGCCAGACGCCCATTTAGGCTTATATTTTTCTTTTATTACTAAAGGGCAGATTTTAAGTGTTCCTATGATTTTAGGTGGGATTTTGATTATTTATTTGGGTTACTTAATTCAAGAAAAAGAAGCAATTTCTAATACAAAGCGCACAGGAAAAAAAACAACATCTTCAAATAAAGGTAAAACATAA
- a CDS encoding YcxB family protein, translating to MLFGLIILLFTPVNAYAAWFVVALGILEALSLYYSQPWWVVRQMLSKASNSEVTLTIDEQGVLSESFYHTGRILWQDVTTITETSLGYVLHFKAGKNTGKSYLSKSHLSNDAQSYIQMKMTDIS from the coding sequence ATGTTATTTGGTTTAATCATTCTATTATTTACTCCGGTAAATGCCTATGCTGCTTGGTTTGTTGTGGCACTAGGGATCTTAGAAGCGCTAAGTCTTTACTATAGTCAGCCTTGGTGGGTTGTTAGACAAATGCTTAGTAAAGCTTCTAACAGCGAAGTAACATTAACTATTGATGAACAAGGTGTTCTTAGTGAGTCTTTTTATCATACCGGCAGGATTTTATGGCAAGACGTAACCACAATAACAGAAACGAGTTTAGGGTATGTTTTGCATTTTAAGGCAGGGAAAAATACCGGAAAAAGCTACTTATCTAAGTCTCATCTATCAAATGATGCCCAGTCTTATATTCAGATGAAAATGACAGATATTAGTTAA
- a CDS encoding crotonase/enoyl-CoA hydratase family protein has product MTNARVKFNVEQNIAYVTLNRVDKHNGLDKPMILELVQVAKKIDKDRSIRCVILQGAGASFCAGLDFNYVAKNPSMIGKFFFKLPWRKDNMFQRVAHVWRDLSVPVIAVVHGNCFGAGMQIILGCDYRIATPDANLSILEMKWGLIPDMSGMATLSRLTRVDIAQELTMTGRFFSGVEAEQYGLVSKVSDTPLIEAKSLAEKICQQSPDAIAAAKYLFKKTWKKDTRAALFWERIVQLRLLGRKNQRIAMKNGLARNEEPKSFIDRSSF; this is encoded by the coding sequence ATGACTAATGCGAGAGTGAAATTTAACGTTGAGCAAAACATTGCTTATGTCACTTTAAATAGAGTGGATAAACATAATGGTTTAGATAAACCAATGATACTTGAATTAGTGCAAGTAGCTAAAAAAATAGATAAAGATCGCAGTATTCGTTGTGTCATTTTACAAGGCGCAGGGGCTTCATTTTGTGCGGGGTTAGATTTTAATTATGTTGCTAAAAATCCCTCAATGATTGGTAAGTTCTTCTTCAAACTCCCTTGGCGCAAAGATAATATGTTTCAACGAGTAGCACACGTTTGGCGAGATTTATCAGTACCTGTTATTGCTGTTGTACACGGCAATTGTTTTGGGGCTGGTATGCAAATTATATTGGGTTGTGATTATCGTATAGCGACTCCTGATGCAAATCTATCGATTCTAGAAATGAAATGGGGTTTGATCCCCGACATGAGCGGTATGGCAACCTTGTCCAGATTAACTCGTGTAGATATAGCCCAAGAATTAACAATGACAGGGCGATTTTTCTCCGGAGTTGAGGCTGAGCAATATGGTTTAGTTTCAAAGGTTAGTGATACACCATTAATTGAAGCAAAATCGTTGGCTGAAAAAATCTGTCAACAAAGTCCCGACGCTATTGCTGCCGCTAAATATTTATTTAAAAAGACTTGGAAAAAAGATACCCGAGCGGCGTTATTCTGGGAAAGGATAGTTCAGTTACGATTATTAGGACGGAAAAACCAACGGATAGCAATGAAGAATGGTTTAGCAAGAAATGAAGAACCAAAATCATTTATCGATCGCAGTAGTTTTTAA
- a CDS encoding thymidylate synthase yields MRAYLDLCQRIVDHGTWVENSRTGKRCLTVINADLEYNVADNEFPMITTRKSFFKSAIAEFLGYIRGYDNAADFRKLGTKTWDANANLNDVWLNNTHRKGEDDMGRVYGVQGRAWATPDGGTIDQLQKIVDNLSQGIDDRAEILTFYNPGEFHMGCLRPCMHTHNFSVLDDTLYLTSFQRSCDVPLGLNFNQVQVFFFLAIMAQITGLKPGIAYHKIVNAHIYEDQLALMKDVQLKREPLPLPKLIINPDIKSLKDLETWVTMDDFSVEGYQSHEAIKYPFAV; encoded by the coding sequence ATGCGCGCATATTTAGATTTATGTCAACGTATTGTTGACCACGGAACTTGGGTTGAAAATAGCCGAACAGGCAAGCGTTGCTTAACTGTGATTAATGCCGATTTGGAATACAATGTTGCCGATAACGAATTTCCGATGATAACTACCCGAAAAAGTTTTTTTAAATCGGCTATTGCTGAATTTCTTGGCTATATTCGTGGCTATGATAATGCGGCTGATTTTAGAAAGCTAGGTACAAAAACCTGGGATGCGAATGCTAATTTAAATGATGTTTGGTTGAATAATACTCACCGTAAAGGTGAGGATGATATGGGGCGTGTTTATGGCGTTCAGGGCCGAGCTTGGGCTACACCAGATGGTGGCACTATTGATCAGCTCCAAAAAATAGTTGATAACTTAAGTCAAGGCATCGACGACCGTGCTGAAATTCTGACTTTTTATAACCCTGGTGAATTTCATATGGGTTGTTTAAGACCTTGTATGCATACTCACAATTTTTCAGTATTGGATGACACACTTTATTTAACCAGTTTTCAACGTTCGTGTGATGTACCATTAGGACTAAATTTCAACCAAGTACAGGTGTTTTTCTTCTTGGCTATCATGGCACAAATTACAGGGTTAAAGCCTGGTATTGCTTATCATAAAATAGTGAATGCACATATTTATGAAGATCAATTGGCCTTGATGAAAGATGTACAACTTAAACGTGAACCGTTGCCGTTACCTAAATTGATTATAAATCCGGATATTAAATCATTAAAAGACTTAGAAACCTGGGTCACAATGGATGATTTTTCAGTGGAAGGCTATCAGAGTCATGAAGCGATAAAATACCCGTTTGCTGTATAA
- a CDS encoding sulfite exporter TauE/SafE family protein: MFLIFISCIFLGAFTGFLAGLLGIGGGLIVVPALVYLLPQLGISNEVIMPMALATSLSTIVITSSSATFAHHKNRNIPWNITKPLMFIVAFGALVGAFIADHLSAQALTSFFAIAVVILASYMLLSIRLQRYKEMPSKIKLQFISLLTGVVASLMGMAGGAILVPILTYFGTPLRHCIGIATVCGVMVALFGSLGYIISGFGNELLPAWSLGYVYLPALSGIALTSSLFAPVGVKYAAKVPVQTLKQLFAIFLIIVAMKMMLT, encoded by the coding sequence ATGTTTTTAATTTTTATTAGCTGTATATTCCTTGGCGCTTTTACTGGCTTTTTAGCTGGGCTATTAGGTATTGGTGGTGGTTTGATAGTAGTGCCAGCTTTGGTTTACTTATTACCTCAACTAGGGATTAGTAATGAAGTGATAATGCCGATGGCATTGGCAACCTCGTTATCGACAATTGTGATTACTTCATCGAGTGCCACATTTGCTCACCATAAGAACAGAAATATTCCTTGGAATATAACTAAACCACTGATGTTCATTGTCGCTTTTGGGGCCTTAGTCGGGGCTTTTATTGCAGATCATTTGTCAGCTCAGGCATTAACAAGCTTTTTTGCTATTGCGGTTGTGATACTTGCGTCCTATATGCTGTTATCTATTCGCTTGCAGCGCTATAAAGAAATGCCATCAAAAATTAAGTTACAATTTATTAGTTTACTCACCGGTGTGGTTGCGAGTTTAATGGGCATGGCAGGTGGTGCTATTTTAGTGCCAATCTTAACGTATTTTGGTACGCCATTAAGGCATTGTATTGGTATTGCCACCGTATGTGGTGTTATGGTGGCGTTATTTGGCTCTTTGGGGTATATCATTTCAGGATTTGGTAATGAATTATTACCTGCTTGGAGTCTTGGTTACGTTTATTTACCTGCTTTAAGCGGAATAGCGCTTACATCTTCATTATTTGCCCCTGTTGGCGTAAAATATGCCGCTAAGGTACCAGTACAAACTTTAAAACAATTATTTGCCATTTTTCTTATTATTGTGGCAATGAAAATGATGTTAACTTAA
- the nagB gene encoding glucosamine-6-phosphate deaminase, which produces MQVIIFDDAQQVAVNAAEWVAELITKKKNPVLGLATGSTPISLYQQLVNKYKAGELSFKNTTSFNLDEYLGIDADNEQSYRHFMNQNLFNHVDINIDNTFLPTCNQGENPREQGLAYEEKIKQANGVDLQILGIGANGHIGFNEPTSSLASRTRIKTLTQQTLNDNSRLFNKDEFQPTLAMTMGIATILDARYVLLMATGESKAQAVKDMVAGPLSAMCPASALQMHENAIILLDKAAASKLEDQEYYHWANNQNIKVNEEFGLYHNY; this is translated from the coding sequence ATGCAAGTTATTATTTTTGACGATGCACAACAAGTTGCCGTTAATGCTGCCGAATGGGTAGCTGAATTAATTACTAAGAAAAAAAACCCCGTGTTAGGCCTAGCGACAGGCAGCACTCCAATTAGTCTTTACCAACAACTTGTTAATAAATATAAAGCAGGTGAGTTGAGCTTTAAAAATACGACAAGTTTTAATTTAGATGAGTATTTGGGTATTGATGCTGATAATGAACAAAGCTATCGCCACTTTATGAATCAAAATTTATTTAATCATGTTGATATTAATATAGACAATACCTTTTTACCTACTTGTAACCAAGGTGAAAACCCTAGAGAGCAAGGCTTAGCTTATGAAGAGAAAATCAAGCAAGCAAATGGTGTTGATTTACAAATATTAGGCATTGGTGCAAATGGACATATTGGCTTTAATGAACCAACGTCAAGTTTAGCGTCACGCACACGAATAAAAACATTAACACAACAAACTCTTAATGATAATTCTCGTTTATTTAATAAAGATGAATTTCAGCCAACACTCGCTATGACCATGGGTATTGCAACTATTTTAGATGCTAGATATGTATTATTAATGGCGACGGGTGAGAGTAAAGCCCAAGCGGTAAAAGACATGGTAGCAGGGCCACTTTCAGCTATGTGCCCTGCTTCAGCTTTACAAATGCATGAAAACGCCATTATATTATTAGATAAAGCGGCAGCAAGTAAGCTTGAAGATCAAGAGTATTACCACTGGGCAAATAATCAAAATATTAAAGTGAATGAAGAGTTTGGTTTATATCACAACTATTAA